A section of the Salvelinus alpinus chromosome 36, SLU_Salpinus.1, whole genome shotgun sequence genome encodes:
- the LOC139565061 gene encoding prohibitin 1, with translation MAKLFESIGKLGLALAVGGGVVNSALFNVDAGHRAVIFDRFRGVQDAVVGEGTHFLIPWVQKPIIFDCRSRPRNVPVVTGSKDLQNVNITLRILFRPVASQLPRIFTSIGEDYDERVLPSITTEVLKSVVARFDAGELITQRELVSRQVSDDLTERANTFGLILDDVSLTHLTFGKEFTEAVEMKQVAQQEAERARFVVEKAEQQKQAAIISAEGDSQAALLIANSLQEAGDGLVELRKLEAAEDIAFQLSRSRNVTYLPAGQGTLLQLPQ, from the exons ATGGCGAAACTATTTGAATCCATCGGGAAGTTGGGGCTGGCCCTCGCCGTTGGTGGAGGTGTTGTGAACTCGGCCCTCTTCAATG TTGACGCAGGGCATCGGGCAGTTATATTTGACAGGTTCCGGGGAGTACAAGACGCCGTAGTTGGCGAGGGAACCCACTTCCTCATTCCCTGGGTACAGAAGCCTATCATCTTTGACTGCCGTTCTCGTCCGCGCAACGTGCCTGTCGTCACAGGCAGCAAAG atctgCAGAATGTGAACATCACACTGCGTATCCTCTTCCGGCCGGTGGCTAGCCAGCTCCCACGCATCTTCACCAGCATCGGAGAAGACTACGACGAGAGGGTACTGCCATCCATCACCACAGAGGTCCTCAAGTCCGTGGTG GCCCGGTTTGATGCCGGTGAGCTCATCACCCAGAGAGAGCTGGTGTCTCGGCAGGTCAGTGACGACCTGACAGAAAGAGCCAACACTTTTGGCCTCATCCTGGATGACGTCTCACTG ACACACTTGACGTTCGGTAAGGAGTTCACAGAGGCTGTTGAGATGAAGCAGGTGGCTCAGCAGGAGGCCGAGAGGGCCAGGTTTGTCGTGGAGAAG GCCGAGCAACAGAAACAGGCAGCCATCATCTCAGCAGAGGGTGACTCCCAGGCCGCCCTGCTCATTGCTAACTCTCTGCAGGAGGCTGGAGACGGCCTGGTAGAGCTGCGTAAACTGGAGGCTGCCGAGGACATCGCCTTCCAGCTCTCCCGCTCCCGCAACGTCACGTACCTGCCTGCCGGCCAGGGCACACTCCTCCAGCTGCCCCAGTGA